A section of the Acidobacteriota bacterium genome encodes:
- a CDS encoding BrnA antitoxin family protein has protein sequence MKKEYDFSRGVRGPVIPLPPGKTRITIRLDAEILEWFFAQVDAAGGGNYQTLINDALQEHIARRREPLEDTLRRVLREERARYGASSQPEHAHAGKRRRKPSKR, from the coding sequence ATGAAAAAAGAATACGACTTCAGCCGCGGCGTGCGCGGCCCCGTGATCCCGTTGCCTCCGGGCAAGACACGCATCACGATTCGCCTCGACGCCGAGATTCTCGAGTGGTTTTTCGCCCAGGTCGACGCGGCCGGCGGCGGCAACTATCAGACGCTGATCAACGATGCGCTGCAAGAGCACATCGCGAGGCGTAGAGAGCCGCTCGAGGACACCCTTCGCCGCGTGCTCCGGGAGGAACGAGCGAGATACGGCGCATCATCGCAGCCCGAACACGCGCACGCGGGAAAGCGTCGCCGGAAACCGTCGAAGCGTTGA
- a CDS encoding 2-oxoacid:ferredoxin oxidoreductase subunit beta — protein sequence MTVPTAVTEPGAPAPLKADDFRSDQEVRWCPGCGDYAILNAVAAVFPKLGLKKEDFVVVSGIGCSSRFPYYMDTFGFHGIHGRAPAIATGLKASRPDLHVWVVTGDGDGLSIGGNHLIHAMRRNTDLKILLFNNRIYGLTKGQASPTSEIGKKTASSPLGTVERPFNPIALALASEATFVARSVDVYKDHLQETLLRAAQHRGSAFVEIYQNCNIFNDGAFNDLTEREVRETANLTLRHGEPLVFGAKNARKGLRRRAGDGKLEVVAFGDGIDESSLMKHDETAQDPGLAYALGHLEPPDYPAAIGVFRAIEVPTFEDRVWGQIDTARKAKPKADLAALLRRGDVWQIGEDGTIVEIGG from the coding sequence ATGACCGTGCCGACCGCCGTCACCGAGCCCGGGGCGCCCGCCCCGCTGAAAGCCGACGATTTCCGCTCCGATCAAGAGGTCCGCTGGTGTCCGGGGTGCGGCGACTACGCCATCCTGAACGCCGTCGCAGCGGTCTTCCCGAAGCTCGGCCTCAAGAAGGAGGACTTCGTCGTGGTGAGCGGCATCGGCTGCTCGAGCCGCTTCCCGTACTACATGGACACCTTCGGGTTCCACGGGATCCACGGCCGCGCGCCCGCGATCGCGACGGGGCTCAAGGCCTCGCGCCCCGATCTTCACGTGTGGGTCGTGACGGGGGACGGCGACGGCCTGTCGATCGGCGGCAACCACCTCATCCACGCGATGCGCCGCAACACGGATCTCAAGATCCTTCTCTTCAACAACCGGATCTACGGCCTCACGAAGGGGCAGGCCTCCCCGACGTCGGAGATCGGGAAGAAGACGGCCAGCTCGCCGCTCGGGACGGTCGAGCGTCCCTTCAACCCCATCGCCCTGGCGCTCGCCTCCGAGGCGACCTTCGTCGCGCGGAGCGTCGACGTCTACAAGGACCACCTGCAGGAAACGCTCCTGCGCGCGGCCCAGCACCGCGGCTCGGCGTTCGTCGAGATCTACCAGAACTGCAACATCTTCAACGACGGCGCCTTCAACGACCTGACGGAGCGCGAGGTCCGCGAGACGGCGAACCTCACGCTGCGGCACGGCGAGCCGCTCGTCTTCGGCGCGAAGAACGCCCGGAAGGGGCTGAGGCGGCGCGCGGGCGACGGGAAGCTGGAGGTCGTGGCCTTTGGAGACGGCATCGACGAGTCGTCGCTGATGAAGCACGACGAGACGGCGCAGGACCCGGGGCTCGCCTACGCCCTCGGCCATCTCGAGCCCCCCGACTACCCTGCGGCGATCGGCGTCTTCCGCGCGATCGAGGTGCCCACGTTCGAGGATCGCGTGTGGGGGCAGATCGACACCGCCCGGAAGGCGAAGCCGAAGGCCGATCTCGCGGCGCTGCTGCGGCGAGGCGACGTCTGGCAGATCGGCGAGGACGGGACGATCGTGGAGATCGGCGGCTAG
- the avd gene encoding diversity-generating retroelement protein Avd — protein sequence MDEKPSLNPSPSGPAPAGPPRASASAINHPEAAPVVGKAYDLVLWLVPVIDRLPRARRFTLGERLESSALELLESLTEAAYRKDKLDALARASRSLQRLRLLVRLSKDLEALDLRRYAHASERIDEVGRMIGGWSKSRKGPA from the coding sequence ATGGACGAGAAGCCGAGCCTGAATCCGAGTCCCTCCGGCCCCGCGCCAGCGGGGCCGCCGCGCGCTTCGGCAAGCGCAATCAACCATCCCGAAGCCGCACCCGTCGTCGGCAAGGCTTACGACCTCGTGCTCTGGCTCGTCCCGGTCATCGACCGCCTCCCTCGCGCGCGCCGATTCACCCTCGGTGAGCGTCTCGAGTCCTCGGCCCTCGAGCTCCTCGAATCCCTCACCGAAGCGGCCTATCGGAAGGACAAGCTCGACGCCCTCGCGCGCGCCAGCCGTTCTCTGCAGCGCTTGCGCCTTCTCGTCAGGCTCTCCAAGGATCTGGAAGCACTCGATCTGCGACGCTACGCCCACGCCTCGGAGCGCATCGACGAGGTGGGACGGATGATCGGAGGATGGTCGAAGTCGCGAAAGGGTCCGGCATGA
- a CDS encoding dehydrogenase E1 component subunit alpha/beta has protein sequence MAQDRNLAKKPAGDPHLLIELYRRMLRLYYLEETVRRFVRQNKCSFHASSRGHEKLQIACALALKSGKDWFFPYYREKALMVGLGMPLKDIFLHMLSKNGDPSGEGRNMSEHFSSRALRVVSPTACTGTQFLAAVGMAKAIKYDGRDEIVYVSSGEGATSEGEFFEALNQAQRETLPVMFVIQNNGYAISVPQSQQTSSEIHLIARGFGMDAFRVDGTRFTEMYRTLEPKIAEMRKGKGPVLVEGMVVRLESHSSSDDQSKYRTEEQMEEVRRHDPLLHTELRLRQMEMLTDDEVKAMRAEAEREVKEAADAADAMPAPDAERIMVQIYSPVGPAIPEREPRPMGEQPITLVDAINHGLREEMERNEKIVVWGEDVQDPKGGVFGVTRGLTERFGGSRVFNSPLAEASIIGVAQGMSIGGYKPVVEIQFGDYSWPAFMQMRNEVSTLRWRSAGVWSCPMVVRVAVGGYIHGGPFHSQCIEAIYAKTPGWLIAFPSNASDSKGLIKTACRLDDPVLFLEHKGLYRQVFTKGMEPDPDFLIPFGRARLVREGTDMTVVAWGRTVHMVSQALSKMREGAPSVDLVDLRTIVPLDEETIVESIRKTGKLLVVHEDSVFMGFGAEIAARVADSAFEYLDAPVRRVGALDSFVPFAANLEAAVLPSVEGIEAAIRDLAAY, from the coding sequence ATGGCTCAAGACCGAAATCTCGCGAAGAAGCCCGCCGGCGACCCGCACCTCCTGATCGAGTTGTACCGACGCATGCTGCGGCTCTACTACCTCGAGGAGACGGTCCGCCGCTTCGTCCGCCAGAACAAGTGCTCGTTCCACGCGTCGTCGCGCGGGCACGAGAAGCTCCAGATCGCGTGCGCGCTCGCGCTGAAATCGGGGAAGGACTGGTTCTTCCCGTACTACCGCGAGAAGGCGCTGATGGTCGGCCTCGGGATGCCGCTCAAGGACATCTTCCTGCACATGCTCTCGAAGAACGGCGACCCCTCGGGCGAAGGGCGGAACATGTCGGAGCACTTCTCGAGCCGCGCGCTGCGCGTGGTCTCGCCGACGGCGTGCACCGGCACGCAGTTCCTCGCGGCGGTCGGCATGGCCAAGGCGATCAAGTACGACGGCCGCGACGAGATCGTGTACGTCTCCTCCGGCGAGGGGGCGACCTCGGAAGGGGAGTTCTTCGAGGCGCTCAACCAGGCGCAGCGCGAGACGCTCCCCGTGATGTTCGTCATCCAGAACAACGGATACGCCATCAGCGTGCCGCAGTCGCAGCAGACGTCGTCCGAGATCCACCTGATCGCGCGGGGCTTCGGCATGGATGCCTTCCGGGTGGACGGGACCCGCTTCACCGAGATGTACCGCACCCTCGAGCCGAAGATCGCCGAGATGCGGAAGGGGAAGGGCCCCGTCCTCGTCGAGGGGATGGTCGTGCGGCTCGAGTCGCACTCGTCGTCCGACGATCAGTCGAAGTACCGGACCGAGGAGCAGATGGAGGAGGTGCGGCGGCACGACCCGCTGCTGCACACGGAGCTGCGCCTGAGGCAGATGGAGATGCTCACCGACGACGAGGTGAAGGCGATGCGGGCGGAGGCCGAGAGGGAAGTGAAAGAGGCCGCCGACGCCGCCGACGCGATGCCCGCCCCCGACGCCGAGCGCATCATGGTCCAGATCTACAGCCCCGTCGGCCCCGCGATCCCCGAGAGGGAGCCGCGCCCGATGGGCGAGCAGCCGATCACCCTGGTGGACGCGATCAACCACGGCCTGCGCGAGGAGATGGAGCGCAACGAGAAGATCGTCGTCTGGGGGGAGGACGTCCAGGACCCGAAGGGCGGGGTCTTCGGCGTGACGCGCGGCCTCACCGAGAGGTTCGGCGGGAGCCGCGTCTTCAACTCGCCCCTCGCCGAGGCCAGCATCATCGGCGTCGCGCAGGGGATGTCGATCGGCGGCTACAAGCCCGTGGTCGAGATCCAGTTCGGCGACTACTCCTGGCCCGCCTTCATGCAGATGCGCAACGAGGTCTCGACCCTCAGGTGGCGCAGCGCGGGGGTCTGGTCGTGCCCGATGGTGGTGCGTGTGGCCGTGGGGGGTTACATCCACGGGGGGCCCTTCCACTCGCAGTGCATCGAGGCGATCTACGCGAAGACGCCGGGGTGGCTGATCGCTTTCCCGTCGAACGCGTCGGACTCCAAGGGGCTCATCAAGACCGCCTGCCGCCTCGACGATCCGGTCCTCTTCCTCGAGCACAAGGGGCTCTACCGCCAGGTCTTCACGAAGGGGATGGAGCCCGACCCGGATTTCCTGATCCCCTTCGGAAGGGCGAGGCTCGTCCGGGAAGGGACCGACATGACCGTCGTCGCCTGGGGGCGCACCGTCCACATGGTGAGCCAGGCCCTCTCGAAGATGCGCGAGGGGGCGCCGTCGGTGGATCTGGTCGATCTCCGGACCATCGTCCCGCTCGACGAGGAGACGATCGTCGAGTCGATCCGGAAGACCGGGAAGCTCCTCGTCGTGCACGAGGACTCGGTCTTCATGGGGTTCGGCGCCGAAATCGCGGCCCGCGTCGCCGACAGCGCCTTCGAGTACCTCGACGCGCCCGTGAGGCGCGTGGGGGCCCTCGACTCGTTCGTCCCCTTCGCGGCGAACCTCGAGGCGGCGGTGCTCCCGTCGGTGGAGGGGATCGAGGCGGCGATCCGGGACCTCGCGGCCTACTGA
- a CDS encoding Txe/YoeB family addiction module toxin, giving the protein MTRSPEHPPRHPRARDAVFHPEFREDLRYWVDTNRKVALRAFDVIEAVLRDPFTGIGKPEPLKFAVARAWSRRLTEEHRIVYAVSSDRIDFLQARYHY; this is encoded by the coding sequence TTGACGAGAAGCCCCGAACATCCACCGCGTCACCCACGCGCGCGCGACGCCGTATTCCACCCCGAGTTCCGGGAAGACCTGCGCTACTGGGTGGACACGAACCGCAAGGTCGCGCTCCGCGCGTTCGACGTCATCGAGGCGGTCCTCCGGGATCCCTTCACAGGAATCGGGAAGCCCGAGCCCCTGAAGTTCGCCGTCGCGCGCGCCTGGTCCCGGCGCCTCACCGAAGAGCATCGGATCGTGTACGCCGTCAGCAGCGACCGAATCGACTTCCTTCAGGCGAGGTACCACTACTGA
- a CDS encoding 2-oxoacid:acceptor oxidoreductase subunit alpha, producing the protein MATETLETATPRKVQSIDRVVVRMAGDSGDGIQLTGNQFTSTAAVLGNDLATLPDFPAEIRAPAGTLPGVSGFQMSFSSFDIHTAGDAADVLVAFNPAGLKTNLADLRKGGILICNLDAFNSKNFEKAGYKTNPLEDGSLEGYRTFAIPVTELTRKALRHLKLGTRDMDRCKNFFVLGLLYHLYQRSDDITLRWIERNLKKQELAEANRTALKAGRAYGEATEAFQIVYRVEAAPFPAGIYRNVMGNSALALGLVAASLRSGRPLFFGGYPITPASTILHELARYKEYGIVTFQAEDEIAAITSCLGAAFGGALAVTSTAGPGVSLKGEALGLGVMTELPMILVNVQRAGPSTGMPTKVEQADLMQAMFGRHGEAPMPIVASSTPGDCFDTAVEAARIALKYMVPVMLLSDGYLANASEPWKLPDEKDIPRIGTRLVDKPVAGKFHPYERDPITLARPWAVPGVPGLEHRIGGLEKEDVTGDICYDPDNHQKMTDLRAEKIRRIAHDIPPVVVDGPPSGRLLVLGWGSTRGPIAGAVRRKRSEGKQVSWVHLRHLNPFPANLGEVLRKFERILIPEMNMGQLEKLIRMEFLIEPTGFHKVEGKSFKNAEIADKIDQLLEV; encoded by the coding sequence ATGGCGACGGAGACGTTAGAGACCGCGACACCCCGGAAGGTCCAGTCGATCGACCGCGTGGTCGTGCGGATGGCGGGCGACTCGGGGGACGGCATCCAGCTCACGGGCAACCAGTTCACCTCGACGGCCGCGGTTCTGGGCAACGACCTGGCGACGCTCCCCGACTTCCCGGCCGAAATCCGGGCGCCCGCAGGGACGCTGCCCGGGGTGAGCGGCTTCCAGATGTCGTTCTCGTCCTTCGACATTCACACCGCCGGCGACGCCGCGGACGTCCTCGTCGCCTTCAATCCGGCGGGGCTCAAGACCAACCTGGCCGACCTCCGGAAGGGCGGCATCCTCATCTGCAACCTCGACGCCTTCAACAGCAAGAACTTCGAGAAGGCGGGGTACAAGACGAACCCGCTCGAGGACGGCTCGCTCGAGGGTTACCGCACCTTCGCGATCCCGGTCACCGAGCTCACGCGCAAGGCGCTCCGGCATCTGAAGCTCGGCACGCGCGACATGGATCGGTGCAAGAACTTCTTCGTCCTCGGGCTCCTCTACCACCTGTACCAGAGATCGGACGACATCACGCTCCGGTGGATCGAGCGCAACCTCAAGAAGCAGGAGCTGGCGGAGGCGAACCGGACCGCCCTCAAGGCGGGGCGCGCGTACGGCGAGGCGACCGAGGCGTTCCAGATCGTCTACAGGGTCGAGGCCGCGCCGTTCCCCGCCGGCATCTACCGCAACGTCATGGGCAACTCGGCGCTGGCCCTCGGGCTCGTCGCCGCGTCGCTCCGGTCGGGGCGCCCGCTCTTCTTCGGCGGCTACCCGATCACCCCCGCGAGCACGATCCTCCACGAGCTGGCGCGCTACAAAGAGTACGGCATCGTCACCTTCCAGGCCGAGGACGAGATCGCGGCGATCACGTCGTGCCTCGGCGCCGCCTTCGGCGGGGCGCTCGCCGTGACCTCGACCGCCGGCCCCGGCGTCTCGCTCAAGGGAGAGGCGCTCGGCCTCGGCGTGATGACCGAGCTGCCGATGATCCTCGTCAACGTCCAGCGCGCCGGCCCGAGCACCGGGATGCCCACGAAGGTGGAGCAGGCCGATCTGATGCAGGCGATGTTCGGGCGCCACGGCGAGGCGCCGATGCCGATCGTGGCCTCCTCCACGCCGGGGGATTGCTTCGACACGGCCGTCGAGGCGGCCCGCATCGCCCTCAAGTACATGGTGCCGGTCATGCTGCTGTCGGACGGCTACCTCGCCAACGCGAGCGAGCCGTGGAAGCTTCCCGACGAGAAGGACATCCCGAGGATCGGCACGCGCCTCGTCGACAAGCCGGTCGCCGGCAAGTTCCACCCTTACGAGCGCGATCCGATCACGCTCGCGCGGCCGTGGGCCGTTCCCGGCGTCCCCGGCCTCGAGCACCGCATCGGCGGCCTCGAGAAGGAGGACGTCACCGGCGACATCTGCTACGACCCGGACAACCACCAGAAGATGACTGACCTCCGGGCCGAAAAGATCCGGCGCATCGCGCACGACATCCCCCCCGTGGTCGTCGACGGCCCGCCGAGCGGGAGGCTCCTCGTCCTGGGCTGGGGGAGCACGCGGGGGCCGATCGCCGGCGCGGTGAGGCGCAAGCGCTCGGAGGGGAAGCAGGTCTCCTGGGTTCATCTCCGTCACCTCAATCCGTTCCCCGCGAATCTCGGTGAGGTCCTGCGCAAGTTCGAGAGGATCCTCATCCCCGAGATGAACATGGGCCAGCTCGAGAAGCTCATCCGGATGGAGTTCCTCATCGAGCCTACGGGGTTCCACAAGGTGGAAGGGAAGTCGTTCAAGAACGCCGAGATCGCCGACAAAATCGATCAGCTCCTGGAGGTATGA
- a CDS encoding BrnT family toxin: protein MVPSPAPGPRRSSRSIRGGAPRRLVAPPTGAHHTRREGRTPARGHVSSRSSALLDSVYKCAYASVVQFEWDEQKALTVSVLEDLRAVTMTGSRFNEARFVTIGKDGLGQVLVVVHTWRSGGVRIISARRASRRERRKYEAER from the coding sequence ATGGTCCCGTCCCCCGCTCCCGGACCGCGACGAAGTTCGCGGTCGATTCGAGGCGGGGCCCCGCGCCGGCTGGTAGCTCCGCCCACCGGGGCGCATCACACCCGTCGGGAAGGGCGAACGCCGGCGCGGGGCCATGTCTCATCGCGCTCGAGCGCACTGCTTGACTCGGTGTACAAATGTGCATATGCTTCGGTGGTGCAGTTCGAGTGGGACGAGCAGAAGGCGCTGACGGTTTCAGTTCTCGAGGATCTACGCGCCGTCACGATGACGGGCAGTCGCTTCAACGAAGCTCGGTTCGTCACGATCGGCAAGGACGGACTGGGCCAGGTCCTGGTGGTTGTCCACACTTGGCGCTCCGGGGGCGTCCGGATCATCTCCGCCAGGCGCGCGAGTCGTCGAGAGCGAAGGAAGTACGAGGCTGAGCGATGA
- the chrA gene encoding chromate efflux transporter, whose translation MVSEQPPPRASRVAFKEALLFWLRLGFISFGGPAGQIAVMHQELVQRRKWISNERFLHALNYCMLLPGPEAQQLAIYVGWLLHRTWGGLVAGGLFVVPGALVMLALSWVYAAHGALAWVGAIFHGLRAAVLAIVVAAVIRIGTRALRHPALVALAAAAFVAIFFFHVPFPAIVLCGGLIGWAGGRLRPEVFRSPENAERETHLRAGPAASPSRWRAVKVLAAGLLLWWGPLAGVALWRGPGDVLTAEAVFFSKAAMVTFGGAYAVLPYVGQAAVDHYGWLVPGQMLDGLGLAETTPGPLILVAEFVGFLGAYRNPGDLSPLVAATLGAAVTLWATFAPCFLWIFLGAPYIERLRGHARLNAVLTAITACVVGVILNLAVWLGLHALFGSPDTIGLAHLDLFTLAVAVVVFAGMHRFRWGIIPVVLGSAAAGLLMGALLHT comes from the coding sequence ATCGTGAGCGAACAACCGCCACCGCGCGCGTCGCGCGTTGCGTTCAAGGAGGCCCTTCTCTTCTGGCTGCGCCTCGGCTTCATCTCGTTCGGCGGCCCGGCGGGGCAGATCGCCGTGATGCACCAGGAGCTGGTCCAGCGCCGGAAGTGGATCAGCAACGAGCGGTTCCTCCACGCCCTGAACTACTGCATGCTCCTTCCCGGCCCCGAGGCGCAGCAGCTCGCCATCTACGTGGGCTGGCTCCTTCACCGGACCTGGGGCGGCCTCGTCGCCGGAGGGCTCTTCGTCGTCCCCGGCGCCCTCGTCATGCTCGCCCTCTCGTGGGTCTACGCAGCGCACGGAGCGCTGGCGTGGGTCGGAGCGATATTCCACGGCCTGCGCGCCGCGGTCCTCGCCATCGTCGTCGCCGCCGTGATCCGCATCGGGACGAGAGCGCTCCGGCATCCCGCCCTCGTCGCGCTCGCGGCGGCGGCCTTCGTCGCGATTTTTTTCTTCCACGTTCCCTTCCCGGCCATCGTGCTTTGCGGGGGGCTCATCGGCTGGGCGGGAGGACGGCTCCGGCCGGAGGTCTTCAGATCGCCGGAGAACGCGGAGCGCGAGACGCATCTCCGCGCGGGTCCCGCGGCGTCTCCCTCGCGATGGCGGGCAGTCAAGGTCCTCGCCGCCGGGCTCCTCCTCTGGTGGGGGCCGCTGGCCGGGGTCGCTCTCTGGCGCGGCCCCGGCGACGTCCTCACGGCCGAGGCCGTCTTCTTCAGCAAAGCTGCGATGGTGACCTTCGGCGGCGCCTACGCCGTCCTCCCGTACGTCGGCCAGGCGGCGGTCGATCACTACGGGTGGCTGGTGCCGGGGCAGATGCTCGATGGACTGGGCCTCGCCGAGACGACGCCGGGGCCGCTGATCCTCGTCGCCGAGTTCGTCGGGTTTCTCGGCGCGTACAGGAATCCGGGGGATCTGAGCCCGCTCGTCGCCGCCACGCTCGGCGCGGCGGTGACGCTCTGGGCCACCTTCGCGCCGTGCTTCCTGTGGATCTTCCTCGGCGCGCCATACATCGAACGCCTGCGCGGTCACGCGCGGCTGAACGCCGTCCTCACGGCGATCACCGCGTGCGTCGTCGGCGTCATCCTGAACCTCGCGGTGTGGCTCGGCCTCCACGCCCTCTTCGGGAGCCCGGATACGATCGGCCTCGCCCATCTCGATCTGTTCACCCTCGCCGTCGCCGTCGTGGTCTTCGCCGGGATGCATCGATTCCGCTGGGGTATC
- a CDS encoding BrnA antitoxin family protein codes for MKKEYDFSRGKRGAVIPLPPGKTRITIRLDTEILDWFRAKVHAAGGGSYQTLINDALQEHIAGRREPLVDTLRQVLREERAEYGASLRQKPGRQGAHRRKPAKR; via the coding sequence TTGAAGAAAGAATACGACTTCAGCCGGGGCAAGCGTGGCGCCGTGATCCCCTTGCCCCCGGGCAAGACGCGGATCACGATTCGGCTCGATACGGAGATTCTCGACTGGTTCCGGGCCAAGGTCCACGCGGCGGGAGGCGGCAGCTACCAGACGTTGATCAACGATGCGCTGCAGGAGCACATCGCGGGTCGGAGAGAGCCGCTCGTTGACACGCTTCGTCAGGTTCTTCGGGAGGAGCGAGCGGAGTACGGCGCATCACTGCGGCAGAAGCCCGGTCGCCAGGGAGCCCATCGTCGCAAGCCCGCGAAGCGGTGA